The Acetomicrobium sp. S15 = DSM 107314 genome window below encodes:
- the selB gene encoding selenocysteine-specific translation elongation factor → MNDTIVEVPVALGTAGHVDHGKTELVRALTGVDTDRLSEEKRRGITIELGFAPLVLPDGRVVSIVDVPGHERFIRQMTAGAAGIDAVIFVVAADEGVMQQTREHLEILELLGIRDGIIVLTKADLVDEDTLSLARAEVEELVKGTFLEGKSIVAVSAVKGLHLDELVREIETLVNRIPPRSASGSLFMPIDRAFPISGFGTVVTGTIYEGTVSLGDAVELMPKEIRAKVRSLQVHGRPVRRAQAGQRAAINLAGISIDKVNRGDVLCGVGLLRSTECVDVSLKLLASAPISLRHWQRVRLHVGTSDLLARVSLLSKVEIHPGDETFAQLLLEDDVAVKIGQRFVIRSYSPLRTIGGGVILFPYGKRPKGKVGRLKTLQFLEQLKADTSIEGRVLAIVESLKSVRLEELAILAQEDGEKITSVGEKLQRKGKLYFFGEGGGLFLSISAFDQLEDELKQIMEDFHGENPHLRGISLEETAARLSFKLGANLLRAIVKEMQGRGGITIESDDKLRLAKFSPSVDENLQKICDQIISFCLGRGFQLPTVGELAERVGAKEEKLTEALEMLKEGGALQFVGGEFVLVRQIEEEFVRLLRGLEEITISSVRDSTNASRKYLLPLLEYMDAKGITRRAGNKRILLKNQKLN, encoded by the coding sequence GTGAATGATACGATCGTCGAAGTGCCAGTGGCGTTAGGTACGGCTGGCCACGTGGACCACGGGAAGACAGAGTTGGTGCGCGCCCTTACCGGCGTTGACACCGACCGACTCTCTGAGGAAAAGCGAAGGGGCATTACCATAGAGCTCGGCTTTGCTCCCTTGGTGTTGCCCGATGGCCGTGTTGTGAGCATAGTCGATGTCCCTGGGCATGAGCGCTTCATACGTCAGATGACCGCTGGAGCTGCAGGTATCGATGCCGTCATCTTCGTGGTGGCTGCAGATGAAGGCGTGATGCAGCAAACCAGAGAACACCTGGAGATATTGGAGTTGCTTGGCATCCGCGACGGAATCATCGTCCTCACCAAGGCTGACCTTGTAGACGAAGATACGCTATCTCTGGCCAGAGCAGAAGTGGAGGAACTCGTCAAGGGCACATTCCTTGAGGGGAAATCGATTGTAGCTGTCTCCGCGGTAAAAGGATTGCACCTCGACGAACTAGTGAGAGAAATAGAAACACTTGTGAACCGCATTCCTCCGAGGAGCGCCAGTGGATCACTCTTTATGCCGATAGATAGAGCTTTTCCGATATCTGGCTTCGGCACCGTCGTGACGGGCACAATCTATGAGGGCACCGTCTCCCTCGGCGACGCTGTGGAATTGATGCCTAAAGAGATACGTGCAAAGGTGCGATCGCTCCAAGTTCATGGCAGACCTGTTCGACGGGCGCAAGCCGGCCAACGCGCGGCGATAAACCTCGCCGGTATTTCGATAGACAAAGTGAATAGGGGAGATGTGCTCTGCGGCGTAGGACTCTTGCGTTCGACCGAATGTGTCGATGTCTCCCTCAAATTGCTCGCCTCTGCCCCGATCAGCCTGAGGCACTGGCAACGGGTGAGGCTCCATGTTGGCACATCAGATCTCCTGGCCCGCGTTTCTCTTCTTTCTAAGGTTGAAATACATCCTGGAGACGAAACCTTCGCCCAGCTCCTCTTAGAGGACGACGTGGCGGTTAAAATTGGGCAGAGGTTCGTCATCCGATCTTACAGCCCTTTGAGGACCATCGGAGGCGGCGTAATCCTATTTCCCTATGGCAAGAGGCCGAAGGGGAAGGTCGGTCGTCTCAAGACACTGCAATTTCTTGAGCAGTTGAAGGCGGACACCAGCATAGAAGGGCGAGTTTTAGCCATCGTAGAGTCTCTCAAGTCTGTACGCCTTGAGGAACTGGCTATTCTGGCACAGGAAGATGGGGAGAAAATAACTTCCGTCGGCGAAAAGCTACAGAGAAAGGGCAAGTTGTACTTCTTCGGGGAAGGGGGAGGTTTGTTTCTTTCTATCTCGGCCTTTGATCAACTCGAGGATGAACTTAAACAGATTATGGAAGACTTCCACGGAGAAAATCCACACCTTCGCGGCATTTCGCTCGAAGAGACAGCGGCGAGGCTCTCTTTTAAGTTAGGTGCAAACCTGTTGCGAGCCATTGTCAAAGAAATGCAAGGCAGAGGAGGGATTACAATTGAGTCAGATGACAAGCTGCGACTTGCGAAATTTTCCCCTTCTGTCGACGAGAATCTTCAGAAGATATGTGATCAGATCATCAGCTTCTGCCTTGGGCGTGGTTTTCAATTGCCGACGGTTGGCGAACTCGCTGAGAGAGTGGGCGCTAAAGAAGAAAAACTGACGGAAGCGTTGGAGATGTTGAAAGAAGGAGGAGCATTGCAGTTCGTCGGCGGAGAATTCGTCCTTGTGCGCCAAATTGAGGAAGAGTTTGTGAGGCTCCTTCGAGGGTTGGAGGAGATAACGATTTCGTCGGTGAGAGATTCGACTAATGCAAGCAGAAAGTACCTCCTTCCTTTATTGGAATACATGGATGCAAAAGGGATAACGCGTCGAGCTGGCAATAAACGTATATTGCTAAAAAATCAAAAGTTGAATTGA
- the selA gene encoding L-seryl-tRNA(Sec) selenium transferase has translation MSDPFNAILRALPSMDSLLAKGWVRPFEDELGRNAVKIIASEIMDELRREIIAGQRVEVEENAVEEEIRRCLEVRVKMKLKPLVNATGVVVHTNLGRSPLAREAVEAVASVARSYSNLEYDLSRGSRGHRGDHAEWLLEQITGAESALIVNNNAGAVLLTLSTLAEGREVIVSRGELVEIGGSFRIPEILGLSGAKLVEVGTTNRTHPKDYQSAITDQTALILKVHPSNYRIVGFTSSVPRNTLTDLAHKNGLYLVEDLGSGVLEDLTESGLPGEPTVSECVRDGVDLVTFSGDKLLGGPQAGCIVGRRDLVDRMRSYPLLRALRIDKMTLAALEATLSLHMRGSWSSIPALAMVTASAEDLLSRSEALAEKLKNALPSWRVFVKKVCDVVGGGAFPEHPLEGYAVAVVSPHMSEDELCSFLRGFNPPVICNVSEKALLFHVRTLLPGDEDHIERALVETRGDKG, from the coding sequence ATGAGTGATCCTTTTAATGCTATCTTGCGAGCTCTGCCCTCGATGGACAGTTTGTTGGCTAAGGGTTGGGTTCGCCCTTTCGAAGACGAGTTGGGGAGGAATGCCGTCAAGATAATAGCCTCAGAGATAATGGACGAGTTGCGAAGAGAAATAATCGCCGGACAAAGGGTGGAAGTGGAAGAAAATGCCGTAGAAGAAGAAATAAGACGATGCCTCGAGGTGCGCGTCAAGATGAAGCTAAAGCCTCTGGTAAACGCCACCGGCGTCGTCGTGCACACGAACTTGGGAAGGTCTCCCCTGGCACGGGAGGCGGTAGAAGCGGTAGCGAGCGTCGCCCGCTCTTACAGCAACTTGGAATACGATCTATCCAGGGGAAGCCGCGGCCACCGCGGCGACCACGCGGAATGGTTGTTAGAGCAAATAACAGGCGCTGAGTCCGCGCTCATAGTCAATAACAACGCAGGCGCCGTTCTGTTAACGCTCTCCACTCTGGCTGAGGGGAGAGAGGTTATAGTTTCACGAGGAGAACTGGTTGAGATCGGAGGGTCCTTCAGAATACCCGAGATATTGGGGCTTTCCGGCGCGAAATTGGTGGAGGTAGGGACGACAAACCGCACCCACCCAAAGGATTATCAGTCGGCCATAACGGACCAGACGGCTCTCATACTCAAGGTTCACCCATCAAACTACCGCATCGTGGGCTTTACCTCCTCCGTTCCGCGCAACACCCTCACAGACTTGGCTCACAAAAATGGGTTATACCTCGTCGAAGACCTCGGAAGCGGCGTGCTCGAAGACCTGACAGAAAGCGGCTTGCCGGGAGAGCCAACGGTGAGCGAATGCGTAAGAGATGGTGTAGATCTCGTGACCTTCTCCGGGGATAAACTCCTCGGAGGGCCCCAGGCGGGTTGCATAGTGGGGAGAAGAGATCTGGTAGATCGCATGAGATCCTACCCTCTTTTGCGGGCATTGCGCATAGATAAAATGACGCTGGCAGCTTTGGAAGCGACGCTTTCGCTTCACATGCGAGGAAGTTGGTCCTCCATTCCCGCGCTCGCCATGGTGACCGCCTCAGCCGAAGATCTCCTCTCTCGCTCCGAGGCGCTCGCTGAAAAGCTTAAAAACGCGCTGCCGTCATGGCGCGTTTTTGTGAAGAAAGTTTGCGACGTCGTCGGAGGGGGAGCTTTTCCGGAGCATCCGCTCGAGGGATACGCCGTGGCGGTGGTGTCACCCCATATGAGCGAAGATGAGCTTTGTAGTTTCTTGAGAGGCTTCAACCCTCCCGTCATATGCAACGTTTCAGAAAAGGCCTTACTGTTTCACGTGAGGACGTTGCTGCCGGGCGACGAAGATCATATAGAACGGGCCCTCGTTGAAACTCGGGGTGATAAAGGGTGA
- a CDS encoding nicotinamidase yields MKVNHGDALLVVDLQVDFCPGGALPVPGGDEIVPTVNSLVGLFLDRGGKVVFSRDWHPENHCSFKKHNGIWPPHCVQNSSGAAFHPDLIVPPEVIVVSKGTNPKEEAYSAFGGTDLHVTLNEAGARRIFLCGLATDYCVKASAIDALKLGFEAYVIADAVRGVDVSHGDSAKALEEIEAQGGKLINSKELE; encoded by the coding sequence ATGAAAGTAAATCACGGAGACGCATTGCTCGTGGTCGACCTTCAGGTCGACTTTTGCCCCGGGGGCGCACTGCCCGTGCCGGGTGGCGACGAAATAGTGCCGACGGTGAATAGCCTCGTCGGATTGTTTCTTGACAGAGGTGGAAAGGTGGTTTTCTCCCGCGACTGGCATCCGGAAAACCATTGCAGTTTCAAGAAGCATAACGGCATTTGGCCTCCCCACTGCGTTCAAAATTCATCCGGAGCCGCCTTTCACCCCGATCTGATCGTGCCGCCGGAAGTGATAGTCGTGAGCAAGGGCACAAATCCGAAAGAAGAAGCCTATTCCGCCTTCGGCGGCACAGATCTTCACGTCACGTTAAACGAAGCTGGAGCGAGGAGGATTTTTTTGTGCGGTCTGGCAACCGACTATTGCGTCAAGGCATCAGCTATAGACGCTCTAAAACTCGGCTTCGAGGCGTATGTGATAGCTGATGCCGTGCGAGGAGTAGACGTAAGTCACGGCGACAGCGCAAAGGCGCTCGAGGAGATTGAAGCGCAGGGCGGTAAGCTCATAAACTCCAAAGAGCTGGAATAA